The following proteins are encoded in a genomic region of Lutra lutra chromosome 16, mLutLut1.2, whole genome shotgun sequence:
- the GUCY2D gene encoding retinal guanylyl cyclase 1, whose product MSGSILPAGGLPDPLLCAPARWALSPPRVPGALPWPRPWLRLLLLLLLLPPPSALSAVFTVGVLGPWTCDPIFARSRPDLAARLAATRLNRDPALEGSPRFDVALLPEPCRTPGSLGAVSSALGRVSGLVGPVNPAACRPAELLAEEAGVALAPWGCPGARAAGTTAPAGTPAADALYALLRAFRWARVALVTAPQDLWVEAGRSLSTALRARGLPVALVTTMEPSDVSGAREALRRVRDGPRVSAVIMVMHSVLLGGQEQRCLLQAAEELGLADGSLVFLPFDTLHYALSPGPDALAMLANSSQLRRAHDAVLTLTRHCPLGGSVMDSLRRAQEHQELPSDLNLEQVSPLFGTIYDAVFLLAGGVARARAAAGGGWVSGAAVARHMQDARVPGFCGALGGGEEPAFVLLDTDAAGDRLFATYMLDPTRGSLRSAGTPVHFPRGGGAPGPDPSCWFEPHVICNGGVEPSLVFTGFLLVVGMGLMGAFLAHYVRHRLLHIQMVSGPNKIILTLDDITFLHPHGGSTRKVAQGSRSSLAARSTSDIRSVPSQPSDSSNIGIYEGDWVWLKKFPGNQHVAIRPATKTAFSKLLELRHENVALYLGLFLGTGAGGSAAGEGMLAVVSEHCTRGSLHDLLAQRDIKLDWMFKSSLLLDLIKGMRYLHHRGVAHGRLKSRNCVVDGRFVLKVTDHCQGRLLEAQRVLAEPPSAEDQLWTAPELLRDPALERRGTLAGDVFSLGIIMQEVVCRSTPYAMLELTAEEVVQKVRSPPPLCRPSVSVDQAPIECIQLMKQCWAEQPELRPSLDRTFEQFKSINKGRKTNIIDSMLRMLEQYSSNLEDLIRERTEELEQEKQKTDRLLTQMLPPSVAEALKMGTPVEPEYFEEVTLYFSDIVGFTTISAMSEPIEVVDLLNDLYTLFDAIIGSHDVYKVETIGDAYMVASGLPQRNGQRHAAEIANMALDILSAVGSFRMRHMPEVPVRIRIGLHSGPCVAGVVGLTMPRYCLFGDTVNTASRMESTGLPYRIHVNMSTVRILRALDQGFQTEVRGRTELKGKGAEDTYWLVGRRGFNKPIPKPPDLQPGASNHGISLQEIPLDRRQKLEKARPGQFSGK is encoded by the exons ATGAGCGGGAGCATCCTCCCTGCGGGTGGGCTGCCGGACCCCCTGCTCTGCGCCCCTGCGCGGTGGGCTCTGTCCCCGCCCCGCGTCCCCGGGGCCCTGCCCTGGCCCCGGCCTTGGCTCcggctcctgctgctgctgctgctcctcccgcccccctccgcCCTCTCCGCCGTCTTCACAGTGGGGGTGCTCGGCCCCTGGACCTGTGACCCCATCTTCGCCCGCTCTCGCCCGGACCTGGCCGCCCGCCTGGCCGCCACCCGCCTGAATCGTGACCCGGCGCTGGAAGGCAGCCCCCGCTTCGATGTCGCGCTGCTGCCCGAGCCGTGCCGGACGCCGGGCTCTCTGGGGGCGGTGTCCTCCGCTCTGGGGCGCGTCTCGGGCCTCGTGGGGCCGGTGAACCCCGCAGCCTGCCGGCCGGCCGAACTCCTAGCCGAAGAGGCGGGGGTGGCGCTGGCGCCCTGGGGCTGCCCAGGGGCGCGGGCGGCAGGCACGACGGCCCCCGCCGGGACGCCCGCAGCGGACGCCCTCTACGCTCTCCTCCGCGCCTTCCGCTGGGCGCGCGTGGCCCTGGTCACCGCGCCCCAGGACCTGTGGGTGGAGGCGGGACGCTCTCTGTCCACCGCGCTCAGGGCCCGGGGTCTGCCCGTGGCCCTGGTGACCACCATGGAACCCTCGGACGTGTCCGGAGCCCGGGAGGCCCTGAGGAGGGTCCGGGACGGGCCCAGAGTCAGCG CGGTGATCATGGTGATGCACTCGGTGTTGCTCGGCGGCCAGGAGCAGCGCTGCTTACTGCAGGCGGCAGAAGAGCTGGGCTTGGCCGATGGCTCCCTGGTCTTCCTGCCCTTCGACACTCTCCACTACGCCTTGTCCCCGGGCCCGGACGCCTTGGCCATGCTCGCCAACAGCTCACAGCTTCGTAGGGCCCACGATGCGGTGCTCACCCTCACGCGTCACTGTCCCCTGGGAGGCAGCGTGATGGACAGCCTGCGCAGGGCCCAGGAGCACCAGGAGCTGCCCTCTGACCTCAATCTGGAGCAG GTGTCCCCACTCTTTGGCACCATCTACGATGCGGTCTTCCTGCTGGCGGGGGGCGtggcgcgggcgcgggcggccGCAGGGGGCGGCTGGGTGTCTGGAGCTGCGGTGGCCCGTCACATGCAGGATGCCCGGGTGCCGGGCTTCTGCGGGGCCCTGGGAGGAGGCGAGGAGCCTGCCTTCGTGCTGCTGGACACGGATGCGGCCGGGGACCGGCTCTTCGCCACATACATGCTGGACCCCACCCGGGGCTCCCTCCGCTCGGCTGGGACCCCGGTACATTTCCCTAGAGGAGGAGGAGCCCCCGGGCCCGACCCCTCGTGCTGGTTCGAGCCACACGTCATCTGCAACGGAG gaGTGGAGCCCAGCCTCGTCTTTACCGGCTTCCTCCTGGTGGTCGGGATGGGGCTGATGGGGGCCTTCCTGGCCCACTACGTGAG GCACCGGCTACTTCACATCCAGATGGTCTCTGGCCCCAACAAGATCATCCTGACTCTGGACGATATCACCTTTCTCCACCCGCACGGGGGCAGCACGCGCAag GTGGCCCAGGGGAGCCGATCGAGTCTGGCCGCCCGCAGCACGTCGGACATCCGCAGCGTCCCCAGCCAGCCCTCGGACAGCTCCAACATTGGCATCTATGAG GGAGACTGGGTTTGGCTGAAGAAATTCCCCGGAAATCAGCACGTTGCTATTCGTCCAGCCACCAAGACAGCCTTCTCCAAG CTCCTGGAGCTCCGGCACGAGAACGTGGCCCTCTACCTGGGGCTCTTCCTGGGCACGGGAGCTGGTGGCTCGGCTGCTGGGGAAGGCATGCTGGCTGTGGTCTCGGAGCACTGCACCCGGGGCTCCCTCCACGACCTCCTCGCCCAGAGAGACATCAAGCTGGACTGGATGTTCAAGTCCTCCCTCCTGCTCGACCTCATCAAG GGAATGAGGTATCTGCACCATCGAGGTGTGGCCCACGGGCGACTTAAGTCACGGAACTGCGTGGTGGACGGGAGGTTCGTGCTCAAAGTCACAGACCACTGCCAGGGGCGACTGCTGGAAGCGCAGCGGGTGTTAGCGGAACCTCCCAGCGCCGAGG ACCAGCTGTGGACAGCTCCGGAGCTGCTTCGGGACCCGGCCCTGGAGCGCAGGGGAACGCTGGCCGGTGACGTCTTCAGCCTGGGCATCATCATGCAGGAGGTCGTGTGTCGCAGCACGCCCTACGCCATGCTGGAGCTGACTGCCGAGG AAGTGGTGCAGAAGGTTCGGAGTCCCCCTCCGCTGTGCCGGCCCTCCGTGTCCGTGGACCAGGCGCCCATAGAGTGCATCCAGCTGATGAAACAGTGCTGGGCGGAGCAGCCAGAACTCCGGCCCTCCTTGGACCGCACCTTCGAGCAG TTCAAAAGCATCAACAAGGGCCGGAAAACCAACATCATCGACTCGATGCTGCGGATGCTGGAGCAGTATTCCAGCAACCTGGAGGACCTGATCCGCGAGCGCACGGAGGAgctggagcaggagaagcagaagacGGACCGGCTGCTCACACAGATGCTGCCGCC TTCTGTGGCCGAGGCCCTGAAGATGGGGACACCTGTGGAGCCCGAGTACTTTGAGGAGGTGACGCTGTATTTCAGCGACATCGTGGGCTTCACCACCATCTCAGCCATGAGCGAGCCCATCGAGGTGGTGGACCTACTCAATGACCTCTACACGCTCTTCGACGCCATCATCGGCTCCCACGACGTCTACaag GTGGAGACAATTGGGGACGCCTACATGGTGGCCTCAGGGCTGCCCCAGCGGAACGGGCAGCGGCACGCAGCTGAGATTGCCAATATGGCTCTGGACATCCTCAGCGCCGTGGGCTCCTTCCGAATGCGCCACATGCCCGAAGTGCCCGTGCGCATCCGCATCGGCCTGCACTCGG GCCCGTGCGTGGCGGGCGTGGTGGGCCTCACCATGCCGCGGTACTGCCTGTTTGGGGACACGGTCAACACCGCCTCACGCATGGAGTCCACGGGCCTGC CTTACCGTATCCACGTGAACATGAGCACCGTGCGCATTCTTCGCGCTCTGGACCAGGGCTTCCAGACCGAGGTGCGAGGCCGCACGGAGCTGAAG GGCAAGGGCGCTGAAGACACATACTGGCTGGTGGGCAGACGCGGCTTCAACAAGCCCATCCCAAAACCGCCGGACCTGCAGCCTGG GGCAAGCAATCACGGCATCAGTCTGCAGGAGATCCCCCTCGATCGGCgccagaagctggagaaggccAGACCAGGCCAATTCTCCGGAAAATGA